In the Ilumatobacteraceae bacterium genome, one interval contains:
- a CDS encoding VOC family protein has protein sequence MDTSTETPTYDIHPSEPRWTHVALRVDDIDATIEFYTSMTPLELIDRREDEMGYGAWLGMPGATNNPFILVVAQFFEGCDPFADAPKEVLAPFAHFGIEVPTKEAVDEIAAKAEAAGCLGMPATTMPPPIGYICMVKDPDGNTLEFSWDQGVYATLRERYGPPPAG, from the coding sequence ATGGACACATCGACCGAGACACCGACGTACGACATCCACCCCAGCGAGCCCCGGTGGACGCACGTCGCACTGCGCGTCGACGACATCGACGCCACCATCGAGTTCTACACGTCGATGACGCCGCTCGAGCTGATCGACCGCCGCGAGGACGAGATGGGTTACGGCGCGTGGCTCGGCATGCCCGGTGCGACCAACAACCCGTTCATCCTCGTCGTCGCCCAGTTCTTCGAGGGCTGCGACCCGTTCGCCGATGCCCCGAAGGAAGTCCTCGCACCGTTCGCTCACTTCGGCATCGAGGTGCCCACGAAGGAGGCGGTCGACGAGATCGCCGCCAAGGCCGAGGCCGCCGGATGCCTCGGCATGCCGGCCACGACGATGCCGCCACCGATCGGCTACATCTGCATGGTCAAGGACCCCGACGGCAACACGCTCGAGTTCTCGTGGGACCAGGGCGTCTACGCCACGCTGCGCGAGCGCTACGGCCCGCCGCCCGCCGGCTGA
- a CDS encoding FAD-dependent oxidoreductase: protein METADVVVIGAGIAGLSAASAMSAEASVVVVDMEATPAQHATGRSAALFLPTYGPATVRRLAAASAEFFDSAGDGWSGTPLVTPRSVMYVADEAHHARLAAMADALGRAGGRVDLIGASACRERCPALRDDWVVAGAVDPDALDIDVAATVAAFRAALIRHGGRLRVDHRVVGLDRTASGWTVRTNAGRFSAGMIVNAAGAWVDHVATLAGVAPLGFRPKRRTMAVSPFAADADPGDHFVAHATMNFYFGAERGDTVMYSPADETPSAPTDARPEEIDVAIAIDRINAATTLGLRSVRQSWAGLRTFSPDGDLVIGPDAGDPTFVWCGGQGGYGIETSPAAGIATAALASGRALPELLTAVGLTPAALTADRLSSSGSRG from the coding sequence GTGGAAACGGCCGACGTCGTCGTGATCGGCGCCGGCATCGCCGGTCTGTCGGCGGCCTCGGCGATGAGTGCCGAGGCCTCGGTCGTCGTGGTCGACATGGAGGCCACGCCGGCCCAGCATGCGACCGGACGATCCGCCGCGCTGTTCCTGCCGACCTATGGCCCGGCGACCGTCCGCAGGTTGGCCGCTGCGAGCGCGGAGTTCTTCGATTCGGCCGGCGACGGGTGGTCCGGCACGCCGCTGGTGACGCCGCGGTCCGTGATGTATGTCGCCGACGAGGCACACCACGCTCGTCTGGCCGCGATGGCGGATGCCCTGGGCCGGGCAGGCGGCCGGGTCGACCTGATCGGTGCATCGGCGTGCCGCGAGCGTTGCCCGGCGCTCCGGGACGACTGGGTGGTCGCCGGCGCCGTCGACCCGGACGCCCTCGACATCGACGTCGCTGCCACGGTGGCGGCGTTCCGCGCCGCGCTGATTCGGCACGGCGGACGACTGCGGGTCGATCATCGGGTGGTCGGCCTGGATCGGACGGCCTCGGGGTGGACCGTGCGAACGAACGCCGGTCGCTTCTCGGCGGGCATGATCGTCAACGCTGCCGGGGCATGGGTCGACCACGTGGCGACACTGGCCGGCGTCGCCCCGCTCGGTTTCCGGCCGAAGCGCCGGACGATGGCGGTGAGCCCGTTCGCCGCCGACGCCGACCCGGGCGACCACTTCGTCGCTCACGCCACCATGAACTTCTACTTCGGTGCCGAGCGCGGCGACACGGTCATGTACTCGCCCGCCGACGAAACCCCGAGCGCACCGACCGACGCCCGACCCGAAGAGATCGACGTCGCCATCGCGATCGACCGGATCAACGCGGCGACGACGCTCGGTCTGCGTTCCGTTCGACAGAGCTGGGCCGGTCTGCGGACGTTCTCACCCGACGGTGACCTCGTCATCGGGCCGGACGCCGGCGATCCGACCTTCGTGTGGTGCGGCGGCCAGGGCGGCTACGGCATCGAGACGTCGCCGGCCGCGGGTATCGCGACGGCGGCCCTCGCGTCGGGCCGTGCCCTCCCGGAGTTGCTCACCGCGGTCGGTCTCACCCCGGCCGCACTCACGGCGGACCGGTTGTCGTCGTCCGGATCTCGGGGATGA
- a CDS encoding thiamine ABC transporter substrate-binding protein translates to MKRPLLLAATAALAIGACSSDEPDSLRLLTYESFPDDPEGPIAIALDEFTEETGIEVEVVIAGDTGTMVSAAALTAGNPEADVIWGIDNTFLSRAIEADVFEPYEAEGLDAIPSDLTDLVPDHHATPVDFGDVCLNYDIGALDRLDLAPPTSFADLLLPEYEGKLVVENPGTSSPGLAFLLATIATYGEDGWEEYWRGLRANDVKVANGWSEAYYGDFTRAGGDRPLVVSYGSSPPFEVLYAEEPLDEAASGVVESTCFRQVEFAGILRGTDAPENAGKLIDFLISERFQREIALNLFVFPANDDVELETEFELYAAIPDSSITIDPSLIDANRTDWIERWNAAVLR, encoded by the coding sequence GTGAAACGCCCACTCCTACTCGCCGCGACCGCTGCGCTGGCCATCGGTGCCTGCAGCAGCGACGAACCCGACTCGCTGCGCCTGCTGACCTACGAATCGTTCCCCGACGACCCCGAGGGACCGATCGCGATCGCGCTCGACGAGTTCACCGAGGAGACCGGCATCGAGGTCGAGGTCGTGATCGCCGGCGACACCGGCACGATGGTCTCGGCCGCGGCGCTGACCGCCGGCAACCCCGAGGCCGACGTCATCTGGGGCATCGACAACACGTTCCTGTCGCGGGCGATCGAAGCCGACGTGTTCGAGCCCTACGAGGCCGAGGGGCTCGATGCGATCCCGAGCGACCTGACCGATCTCGTGCCCGACCACCACGCGACCCCGGTCGACTTCGGCGACGTGTGCCTCAACTACGACATCGGCGCACTCGATCGACTCGACCTCGCTCCACCGACATCGTTCGCCGACCTGCTGCTGCCCGAGTACGAGGGCAAACTCGTCGTCGAGAACCCCGGCACGTCGTCGCCCGGGCTCGCGTTCCTGCTCGCCACCATCGCCACGTACGGCGAGGACGGCTGGGAGGAGTACTGGCGAGGCCTGCGCGCCAACGACGTCAAGGTCGCGAACGGCTGGTCGGAGGCGTACTACGGCGACTTCACCCGCGCCGGCGGTGACCGTCCGCTGGTCGTGAGCTATGGCTCGAGCCCACCGTTCGAGGTGCTGTACGCCGAGGAGCCGCTCGACGAGGCCGCCAGCGGCGTGGTCGAGTCGACCTGCTTCCGTCAGGTCGAGTTCGCCGGGATCCTGCGCGGCACCGATGCACCGGAGAACGCCGGCAAGCTGATCGACTTCCTCATCAGCGAGCGGTTCCAGCGCGAGATCGCACTCAACCTGTTCGTGTTCCCGGCCAACGACGACGTCGAGCTCGAAACCGAGTTCGAGCTCTACGCGGCGATCCCCGACTCGTCGATCACGATCGACCCGAGCCTGATCGACGCCAACCGCACCGACTGGATCGAGCGCTGGAACGCCGCCGTCCTTCGCTGA
- a CDS encoding thiamine diphosphokinase → MNDIVIVVTGAAPLPARAVDAIPSGAIVLAADGALDHALAAGLEPAALVGDLDSVSADGLAWAEAHATVERHSPDKNHTDTELALATAADLNPRRLMLISGGGDRLDHTFAAIGALGASSLTSIPVIDGWWGDQRIAVLHGPGRTRIDTAPGTPISLLALHGTCTGVSVDGVRWPLDRADLGPLVGLGVSNEATNDAVGVSVLAGVLTIFVNPHPTTPVNPHHTTPTEAT, encoded by the coding sequence ATGAACGACATCGTCATCGTGGTCACCGGTGCTGCACCGCTGCCAGCCCGCGCCGTCGACGCCATCCCGTCCGGTGCGATCGTGCTCGCGGCGGACGGCGCCCTCGACCACGCGCTCGCCGCGGGCCTGGAGCCGGCCGCGCTCGTCGGCGACCTCGACTCGGTCTCCGCTGACGGTCTCGCCTGGGCCGAGGCCCACGCGACCGTCGAACGCCACTCACCCGACAAGAACCACACCGACACCGAACTCGCCCTCGCGACCGCGGCCGACCTGAACCCGCGACGCCTGATGCTGATCTCCGGCGGCGGCGACCGCCTCGACCACACGTTCGCGGCGATCGGGGCGCTCGGGGCGAGCTCCCTGACGAGCATCCCGGTGATCGACGGATGGTGGGGCGACCAGCGGATCGCCGTGCTCCACGGCCCGGGCCGGACCCGGATCGACACCGCACCCGGCACCCCGATCTCATTGCTGGCCCTGCACGGCACCTGCACGGGCGTCTCGGTCGACGGCGTTCGGTGGCCGCTCGACCGTGCGGATCTCGGCCCGCTCGTCGGGCTCGGCGTGAGCAACGAGGCGACCAACGACGCGGTCGGCGTCTCCGTCCTCGCCGGCGTCCTGACCATCTTCGTCAACCCCCACCCCACCACTCCCGTCAACCCCCACCACACCACTCCCACGGAGGCAACGTGA
- a CDS encoding FCD domain-containing protein yields the protein MSRRTVSTQIREQLLHRITTGELSPGERIPSERELSDQFEVARTSVREAIQGLLSIGVIERRGNRTCVAEHLPDVSVDGGDHRKTFVKELFETRRVLEAPIFAMAAERADDVARASVAAIMTRFEDDLELDGFRQLDREFHTTIAAQCGNPLLIELYGKVLDQLFRSHDFDALLSDEHNRPEVERIVARAIADHRSIAAAFACGDGNAITAATTHHIDGIEHSMVDDLR from the coding sequence GTGTCGCGACGCACGGTCAGCACGCAGATCCGAGAGCAACTGCTCCATCGCATCACGACGGGCGAGTTGTCACCCGGTGAGCGGATCCCGTCCGAGCGCGAGCTCAGCGACCAGTTCGAGGTCGCCCGCACGTCGGTGCGCGAAGCGATCCAGGGCCTGCTGTCGATCGGCGTCATCGAGCGTCGCGGCAACCGCACCTGTGTCGCCGAACATCTGCCCGACGTCTCCGTCGACGGCGGCGACCACCGCAAGACCTTCGTCAAGGAGTTGTTCGAGACCCGCCGGGTGTTGGAGGCTCCGATCTTCGCGATGGCGGCGGAGCGGGCCGACGACGTTGCTCGCGCGTCGGTCGCGGCGATCATGACCCGGTTCGAGGACGACCTCGAACTCGATGGTTTCCGTCAGCTCGACCGGGAGTTCCACACCACGATCGCTGCGCAGTGCGGCAACCCGCTCCTGATCGAGCTGTACGGCAAGGTGCTGGACCAACTCTTCCGGTCGCACGACTTCGATGCGTTGCTCAGCGACGAGCACAACCGCCCGGAAGTGGAGCGGATCGTCGCTCGCGCGATCGCCGACCATCGCAGCATCGCAGCGGCGTTCGCCTGCGGTGATGGCAACGCCATCACCGCGGCGACGACGCATCACATCGACGGCATCGAACACTCGATGGTCGACGACCTGCGCTGA
- a CDS encoding nuclear transport factor 2 family protein: protein MDPRTTAEQYLAALSAADVDAIVALVTEDFVNEHTSELGSGLNGRAAYGERLPGFLAQFAALQYEVVETIAEGNSVAARYRMTANFDGHPIDIPGVMLFEIRDGLIARRTDVWDSLTFLRQTGAVEDR from the coding sequence ATGGACCCACGCACGACGGCAGAGCAGTATCTGGCCGCGCTCTCGGCCGCCGACGTCGACGCGATCGTCGCGCTCGTCACCGAGGATTTCGTCAACGAACACACGAGCGAACTCGGCTCCGGGCTGAACGGCCGCGCCGCCTACGGCGAGCGATTGCCCGGTTTCCTCGCCCAGTTCGCCGCCCTCCAGTACGAGGTCGTCGAGACCATCGCCGAGGGCAACAGCGTCGCCGCCCGCTACCGGATGACCGCCAACTTCGACGGGCACCCGATCGACATCCCCGGCGTGATGCTGTTCGAGATCCGCGACGGTCTCATCGCACGCCGCACCGATGTCTGGGACAGCCTCACCTTCCTGCGCCAGACGGGAGCCGTCGAAGACCGCTAA
- a CDS encoding aldolase produces the protein MSAPHASASVGRLRHELAGAFRLADRFGFSEGICNHFSAVSPIDDEQFLINPLGLHWSEIGPDDLLLIDGDGNVVEGRGSVEATALHIHVAGHRANRRHRVILHVHMPHATALTMVEGGRLEMAHQTAVRFHRRMTHVAFRGIALDRAEGDRLADAQRADPSVDVMFLDHHGVTIGGESVAVAFDDLYYLERACRQQILAQSTGLPLRLIPEPVLGETSCQLEQIRRESAAEHFEAQMRVHGRLP, from the coding sequence ATGAGCGCACCACACGCGTCGGCATCCGTCGGCCGGCTGCGTCACGAACTGGCCGGAGCGTTCCGGCTCGCCGACCGTTTCGGCTTCTCGGAGGGGATCTGCAATCACTTCTCCGCCGTCAGCCCGATCGACGACGAGCAGTTCCTGATCAACCCGCTCGGACTCCACTGGTCGGAGATCGGCCCGGACGATCTGCTCCTGATCGACGGCGACGGCAACGTGGTCGAAGGTCGAGGCTCGGTGGAGGCGACCGCATTGCACATCCACGTGGCGGGGCACCGCGCCAATCGACGTCATCGTGTGATCCTGCACGTCCACATGCCGCACGCGACGGCGTTGACGATGGTCGAGGGTGGACGACTCGAGATGGCCCACCAGACGGCCGTCCGGTTCCATCGGCGGATGACCCACGTCGCGTTCCGTGGCATCGCGCTCGACCGCGCCGAGGGTGATCGGCTCGCCGACGCCCAACGGGCCGACCCGTCGGTCGACGTGATGTTCCTCGACCATCACGGCGTCACGATCGGCGGCGAATCCGTCGCGGTCGCGTTCGACGACCTGTACTACCTCGAGCGGGCGTGCCGGCAGCAGATACTCGCTCAGTCGACCGGGCTTCCACTCCGGCTCATCCCCGAGCCGGTTCTCGGCGAGACCTCGTGCCAGCTCGAGCAGATCCGGCGCGAGTCGGCCGCCGAACACTTCGAGGCGCAGATGCGAGTCCACGGTCGGTTGCCGTGA
- a CDS encoding LLM class flavin-dependent oxidoreductase, whose product MTTALRFQVLTLPGRPWDDYRAQVLDVEELGFDLVAVPDHFCDWANPPAFWMECWALMAALAVETTSIRLSTNVSQIPLRHPGVLAHQAVTVDQISGGRVELGLGTGLTIDPSAEMIGLPNWSNAERVGRFAEYIELLSLLLSQETTTYEGDYYSADDAVMNPSSKQRPRLPVVAAALGPLMMRHAARFADGWNTMSFSPDFDAQIDELVERAGRMNDLCDEIGRDRSTLRRGVNLFDAEARAAGGRIRYYDDDEIFVRLVSSCREAGYTDIGLYYPSDRSQLESFRRIARQVIPEIRTTTTGPP is encoded by the coding sequence ATGACCACTGCGCTGCGCTTTCAGGTGCTGACCTTGCCGGGCCGACCGTGGGACGACTACCGGGCGCAGGTCCTCGACGTCGAGGAACTCGGCTTCGATCTGGTCGCCGTCCCCGATCACTTCTGCGACTGGGCGAACCCGCCGGCGTTCTGGATGGAGTGCTGGGCCCTGATGGCTGCGCTCGCGGTCGAGACGACGTCGATCCGGCTGAGCACGAACGTGTCGCAGATCCCGCTCCGCCATCCCGGCGTCCTCGCGCATCAGGCGGTCACGGTCGACCAGATCTCGGGAGGCCGTGTCGAGCTCGGCCTCGGCACCGGCCTGACCATCGACCCGAGCGCCGAGATGATCGGCTTGCCGAACTGGTCCAATGCCGAGCGCGTCGGCCGATTCGCCGAGTACATCGAGTTGCTGAGCCTGCTGCTCTCTCAGGAAACCACCACCTACGAGGGTGACTACTACTCCGCGGACGACGCGGTCATGAACCCGTCGTCGAAGCAACGACCTCGTCTGCCGGTCGTCGCCGCGGCGCTCGGCCCGCTGATGATGCGTCACGCCGCGCGTTTCGCCGATGGCTGGAACACGATGAGCTTCTCACCCGACTTCGATGCCCAGATCGACGAGCTCGTCGAACGGGCCGGGCGGATGAACGACCTGTGCGACGAGATCGGGCGCGACCGGTCGACGCTCCGGCGCGGCGTCAACCTGTTCGATGCAGAGGCCCGCGCGGCAGGCGGCAGGATCCGGTACTACGACGACGACGAAATCTTCGTCCGACTCGTGTCCAGCTGTCGGGAAGCCGGGTACACGGACATCGGGCTCTACTACCCGAGCGATCGATCTCAACTCGAGTCGTTCCGACGCATCGCACGGCAGGTCATCCCCGAGATCCGGACGACGACAACCGGTCCGCCGTGA
- a CDS encoding aromatic ring-hydroxylating dioxygenase subunit alpha, whose protein sequence is MTTFVHSAAVRSAWHPVAESADVGDGPLGFRLLGEDLVVWRAGVDELVVAHDRCPHREAPLSIGTVDDGRLVCAYHGWAFGEAGRCVLVPSSGEDATVPPAAHLATRWVEERYGLVWVSLEEPTTEIPVIAHEDDPAFRRINSGMQSWQVSAPRMVDNFCDISHFPWVHVGTFGGGQTARVPRIELGELDHGWYGYAYEVDANNPDLAAATTGTDEAVVHRRMSTGFHLPLSVRSTIEYETGLHHILLLCSTPVDDETSLFTFVVWRNDDHSADPEETIAFDRAIGAEDKRMLEQVSGTMPLGRTDLVSVQSDRCSVEWRRRFADLVAGPVEAAES, encoded by the coding sequence ATGACGACCTTCGTCCACAGTGCAGCCGTACGATCCGCCTGGCATCCGGTCGCCGAGTCCGCCGATGTCGGCGACGGCCCCCTCGGATTCCGGCTCCTCGGTGAGGATCTGGTCGTCTGGCGGGCGGGCGTCGACGAACTGGTCGTCGCTCACGACCGGTGTCCGCACCGTGAGGCTCCGCTGTCGATCGGCACCGTCGACGACGGCCGCCTGGTGTGCGCCTACCACGGGTGGGCGTTCGGTGAGGCCGGACGTTGCGTGCTCGTGCCCTCGTCGGGCGAGGACGCCACGGTCCCGCCGGCCGCACACCTCGCGACCCGATGGGTCGAGGAGCGATACGGCCTCGTCTGGGTGAGCCTCGAGGAACCGACCACCGAGATCCCGGTCATCGCCCACGAGGACGACCCGGCGTTCCGTCGGATCAACAGTGGGATGCAGTCGTGGCAGGTGTCCGCGCCCCGCATGGTCGACAACTTCTGCGACATCAGCCACTTCCCGTGGGTGCACGTCGGCACGTTCGGCGGCGGCCAGACCGCCAGGGTGCCCCGGATCGAACTCGGCGAACTCGACCACGGCTGGTACGGCTACGCCTACGAGGTCGACGCGAACAACCCCGATCTCGCGGCCGCCACCACCGGCACCGACGAGGCGGTCGTGCACCGGCGGATGAGCACCGGGTTCCACCTGCCGCTCAGCGTGCGGAGCACGATCGAGTACGAGACCGGTCTGCACCACATCCTGCTGCTCTGTTCGACCCCCGTCGACGACGAGACGTCCCTGTTCACCTTCGTGGTGTGGCGCAACGACGATCACAGCGCCGACCCCGAGGAGACGATCGCGTTCGATCGGGCGATCGGCGCCGAAGACAAGCGGATGCTCGAGCAGGTCAGCGGCACGATGCCGCTCGGTCGCACCGATCTCGTCAGCGTCCAGTCCGACCGCTGCTCGGTCGAATGGCGGCGGCGTTTCGCCGACCTGGTGGCCGGTCCGGTCGAGGCGGCGGAAAGTTGA
- a CDS encoding ABC transporter ATP-binding protein yields the protein MLTVRDVAVSFDGTVVLDGVTLDVADGETVALLGPSGSGKSTLLRVVAGIVRPDRGSVTIDGTDVTEVATHRRGVGMVFQDEQLFPHLDVGANVAFGLRMAGVPKAERRERVARLLGLVGLDGFAGRSIERLSGGEAKRVALARSLAPTPAVLLLDEPLSGLDQDLRIRLAGELGAVLRSTRTTSIWVTHDVEEAELVADRVVRLGDL from the coding sequence GTGCTCACGGTTCGTGACGTCGCCGTGTCGTTCGACGGGACCGTCGTCCTCGACGGGGTCACGCTCGACGTGGCCGACGGCGAGACGGTCGCACTCCTCGGCCCCTCCGGGAGCGGCAAGAGCACACTCCTCCGCGTGGTCGCCGGCATCGTCCGACCCGACCGCGGTTCGGTGACGATCGACGGCACCGACGTCACCGAGGTGGCGACCCACCGTCGCGGCGTCGGGATGGTGTTCCAGGACGAGCAACTGTTCCCGCACCTCGACGTCGGCGCCAACGTGGCGTTCGGGCTCCGGATGGCGGGCGTCCCGAAGGCCGAACGCCGGGAGCGCGTCGCTCGGTTGCTCGGCCTCGTCGGTCTCGACGGGTTCGCCGGACGGTCGATCGAGCGCCTCTCGGGCGGCGAGGCCAAGCGCGTGGCGCTCGCTCGATCGCTCGCGCCGACGCCGGCCGTTCTGCTCCTCGACGAACCGCTGTCCGGACTCGACCAGGACCTGCGCATCCGGCTCGCCGGCGAGTTGGGTGCCGTGCTGCGCTCGACGCGCACGACCTCGATCTGGGTCACCCACGACGTCGAGGAGGCCGAACTCGTCGCCGACCGGGTCGTGCGGCTCGGCGATCTCTGA
- a CDS encoding iron ABC transporter permease, translated as MFLAVFYLWPFGTLLARGLDGTALRETLDRPDTWRVLWFTTWQACASTALTVVIGLAPAWAVSRFEFPGRRALTSTLTAVFVLPTVVVGAAFVALLPDSLDRSVWAILGAHVAFNLAVVVRTVGAAWERIPVDLEHAGATLGATRLTTFRTVTLPLLRSSIAAAAAIVFLFTFTSFGVIRVLGTANRTTIEVEVWRRATQLGDIGGAAVLSIIQLVALGIMVAWSSRQQRRHTHRFVTSHADRRRRPVGRERISVASAVGLTAAIVVAPLVALVERSMRFEGGYSLTAWRALGNNEIRPGLRLGIDPLGALQRSATTAIWATLFALVIGATAVAAISALGRSGRVLDVGLMLPLGTSAITIGFGMLITFDTPPVDWRAEWWLVPVGHALVAAPFVVRTAMAVVRSIPSDQAAAASTLGASPVRAWAHTTLPALRRPFAAAAGFAAAISLGEFGATSFLARSGGETLPIAIERLLGRTGSLFQAQAFALSTILAAATITIVMLVDRGGDRAHGS; from the coding sequence GTGTTCCTCGCGGTCTTCTACCTCTGGCCGTTCGGGACACTGCTGGCGCGCGGCCTCGACGGCACGGCGCTGCGCGAGACCCTCGACCGGCCCGACACGTGGCGGGTGCTCTGGTTCACGACCTGGCAGGCGTGCGCGAGCACGGCACTCACGGTCGTGATCGGACTCGCGCCTGCGTGGGCCGTGTCACGGTTCGAGTTCCCGGGTCGGCGGGCACTCACGAGCACGCTGACCGCCGTCTTCGTGCTGCCGACCGTCGTGGTCGGCGCGGCGTTCGTGGCGCTGCTCCCCGACTCGCTCGATCGCAGCGTCTGGGCGATCCTCGGCGCGCACGTGGCGTTCAACCTCGCGGTCGTCGTCCGCACGGTCGGCGCAGCGTGGGAACGGATCCCCGTCGACCTCGAACACGCCGGAGCGACGCTGGGCGCGACCCGGCTCACCACGTTCCGAACGGTGACACTCCCGCTGCTCCGTTCGTCGATCGCCGCCGCCGCGGCGATCGTGTTCTTGTTCACGTTCACGTCGTTCGGCGTGATCCGGGTGCTCGGTACCGCGAACCGCACCACGATCGAGGTCGAGGTGTGGCGCCGGGCGACCCAGCTCGGCGACATCGGGGGTGCGGCGGTCCTGTCGATCATCCAGCTGGTGGCGCTGGGGATCATGGTGGCGTGGTCGTCCCGACAGCAGCGGCGACACACGCATCGGTTCGTCACGTCGCATGCCGATCGTCGCCGCCGCCCCGTCGGCCGAGAAAGGATCTCGGTCGCATCCGCCGTCGGCCTCACCGCCGCGATCGTCGTAGCCCCGCTCGTCGCGCTGGTCGAACGATCGATGCGGTTCGAGGGCGGCTACTCGCTCACGGCATGGCGTGCGCTCGGCAACAACGAGATCCGGCCGGGCCTCCGCCTCGGCATCGACCCGCTCGGCGCGCTCCAACGCTCCGCCACCACCGCGATCTGGGCGACGCTGTTCGCGCTCGTCATCGGAGCGACGGCGGTCGCCGCGATCAGCGCGCTCGGCCGGAGCGGACGGGTACTCGACGTCGGCCTGATGCTGCCGCTGGGCACGTCGGCGATCACGATCGGGTTCGGCATGCTCATCACGTTCGACACGCCACCGGTCGACTGGCGGGCCGAATGGTGGCTCGTCCCGGTCGGTCACGCCCTCGTCGCAGCGCCGTTCGTCGTCCGCACCGCGATGGCGGTCGTGCGCTCGATCCCGTCCGACCAGGCGGCGGCCGCGTCGACGCTGGGAGCGTCGCCGGTCCGGGCGTGGGCGCACACGACGCTCCCGGCCCTGCGTCGACCGTTCGCTGCCGCAGCTGGTTTCGCGGCCGCGATCTCGCTCGGGGAGTTCGGTGCCACCAGCTTCCTCGCCCGATCGGGCGGCGAGACGTTGCCGATCGCGATCGAGCGACTGCTCGGGCGGACCGGCAGCCTGTTCCAGGCGCAGGCGTTCGCGTTGTCGACGATCCTCGCGGCGGCCACGATCACGATCGTGATGCTCGTCGATCGGGGAGGTGACCGTGCTCACGGTTCGTGA
- a CDS encoding GNAT family N-acetyltransferase: MTRAVEIVEIDTVDTHDLRRSLLRDGTLTDQVVFDGDDDDSTFHLGATADGTLVAISTWMNRRYPDLPGHPGHQLRGMATAPAARGTGVSDRLLVAGLGRCGDVGSTLVWARARVAALSFYERHGFTTKGHEYVDLTTGLPHHDIVTYL, encoded by the coding sequence ATGACCCGGGCCGTCGAGATCGTCGAGATCGACACCGTCGACACCCACGACCTCCGGCGATCGTTGCTGCGCGACGGCACACTGACCGACCAGGTCGTGTTCGACGGCGACGACGACGACTCCACGTTCCATCTCGGCGCCACCGCCGACGGCACGCTCGTGGCGATCTCGACCTGGATGAACCGCCGCTACCCCGACCTGCCCGGACACCCCGGCCATCAGTTGCGTGGTATGGCGACCGCACCCGCCGCGCGCGGGACCGGGGTCAGCGACCGGTTGCTGGTCGCCGGCCTCGGACGGTGCGGCGACGTCGGGTCGACACTCGTCTGGGCTCGCGCCCGCGTGGCCGCGCTCTCGTTCTACGAGCGGCACGGATTCACGACCAAAGGCCACGAGTACGTCGACCTGACGACCGGCCTGCCCCACCACGACATCGTCACGTACCTCTGA